The following proteins are co-located in the Telopea speciosissima isolate NSW1024214 ecotype Mountain lineage chromosome 9, Tspe_v1, whole genome shotgun sequence genome:
- the LOC122640475 gene encoding potassium channel KAT3-like isoform X2, protein MSSTWRVAAMASSPVISCHPLVPGFTNKPSFEDTSFLLSITSIVFRHFRTWEMFLVVLVIYSAWICPFEFAFLSYKQDSLFIIDNIVNGFFAMDIILTFFIAYIDRQSYILVDDPKKIAIRYISTWFIFDVSSTAPLQPFSLLFTNHSSGFGFKALNMLRLWRLRRVSSLFARLEKDIRFDYFWTRCTKLVSVTLFAVHCAGCINYLIADRYPDPKRTWIGAVMPNFKEENLWDRYITAIYWSITTLTTTGYGDLHAENPREMLFDIFYMLFNLGLAAYLIGNMTNLVVHWTSRTRNFRDTVRAASEFAARNQLPPCIQDQMLSHLCLKFKTEGLKQQETLNSLPKAIRSSIAHYLFYPIIQKVYLFQGVSHDFLFQLVSEMEAEYFPPKEDVILQNEAPTDLYILVSGAVNLLANIDGRDQVHGKAVPGEMFGEIGVLCYRLQPFTVRTTELSQILRLNRNSLMNIIQANMEDGKMITNNLFQKLKGMERLGFADPQTDPGMILKEWLDTGPQGFSSQVAYQEDYPHRDSPSRGREIGILEATENGKPDKVYDLIRHGVDVNSTDADGRTALHVAVCKGQPEMIKILLQGGANVNKPDAMGWTPKALAEKQGHKSIFDLLQCYNNQNKSPGDHKIDFIETEPTIYKGSNQRSYSQNSPNFTNFHFGKVAPKSTSRSYYFPSDSTIAKLTNRRVTIHMKFPKERTSKYQLGKLVVLPDSLEELLKISGQKFEGYHPTKVVSAEDAVIDDISVIRDGDHLFLIQDECETSGTGLPSKLLKDKM, encoded by the exons ATGAGCTCCACATGGAGAGTGGCAGCCATGGCCTCTTCTCCAGTGATCTCTTGCCATCCCTTGGTGCCAGGATTCACCAACAAACCAAGCTTCGAAGATACATCATTTCTCCTTTCAATCACCTCTATAG TTTTTCGTCATTTCAGGACCTGGGAGATGTTTCTCGTTGTTCTTGTCATTTACTCAGCTTGGATCTGCCCATTTGAGTTTGCATTTCTAAGTTACAAGCAAGACTCACTGTTCATCATAGACAACATTGTCAATGGTTTCTTTGCCATGGACATCATCCTAACCTTCTTCATTGCATATATTGACCGCCAATCTTATATTTTGGTTGATGACCCCAAGAAAATTGCAATCAG GTACATATCAACCTGGTTCATTTTCGATGTCAGTTCAACAGCACCACTTCAACCTTTCAGCCTTCTGTTCACAAATCACAGCAGcggttttggttttaaagcACTCAATATGCTCCGACTCTGGCGTCTTCGACGGGTCAGTTCCCTGTTTGCAAG ACTAGAGAAGGACATCCGGTTCGACTATTTCTGGACTCGGTGCACAAAACTCGTCTCA GTAACTCTGTTTGCAGTACACTGCGCTGGATGCATTAACTATCTCATAGCAGACAGATACCCGGATCCAAAAAGAACCTGGATTGGTGCAGTAATGCCAAATTTCAAAGAAGAGAATCTGTGGGACAGATACATAACTGCAATCTACTGGTCTATCACAACACTAACTACAACCGGTTATGGGGACTTGCATGCTGAGAATCCAAGGGAGATGTTGTTTGATATCTTCTACATGCTATTCAACTTGGGATTGGCAGCTTACCTCATTGGTAATATGACAAACCTTGTCGTACACTGGACCAGCCGCACCAGAAATTTT AGGGATACAGTCCGAGCCGCTTCTGAATTTGCAGCACGAAACCAGTTACCCCCATGCATACAGGATCAAATGTTATCCCATCTATGTCTCAAGTTCAAAACGGAAGGGCTGAAACAGCAAGAGACCTTGAATAGTCTGCCGAAGGCCATTCGTTCAAGCATAGCACACTATCTCTTCTATCCTATCATACAAAAAGTTTATCTTTTCCAAGGGGTTTCCCATGATTTCCTTTTTCAACTG GTTTCAGAAATGGAGGCTGAGTATTTCCCACCCAAGGAAGATGTGATTCTGCAGAATGAGGCCCCAACGGATCTGTATATACTGGTTTCGGGAGCAGTG aatttgctAGCAAATATTGATGGGCGTGACCAA GTTCATGGAAAGGCAGTTCCAGGGGAAATGTTTGGGGAGATAGGGGTTTTATGTTACAGGCTACAGCCATTCACTGTTCGCACTACTGAGCTTTCTCAGATCTTACGGCTAAACAGGAATTCACTGATGAACATAATTCAGGCAAATATGGAGGATGGAAAGATGATCACGAACAACCTTTTCCAG AAACTTAAGGGGATGGAAAGGCTAGGGTTTGCAGACCCACAAACGGATCCAGGGATGATCCTCAAAGAATGGCTAGACACAGGACCGCAAGGATTTAGTTCTCAAGTGGCATATCAAGAAGATTATCCACATAGAGATTCACCAAGTCGAGGAAGGGAAATAGGAATCCTGGAAGCTACAGAAAACGGAAAACCAGACAAAGTTTATGATCTTATCAGACATGGAGTTGATGTGAACTCAACAGATGCAGATGGCCGAACAGCTCTTCATGTTGCTGTCTGCAAGGGGCAACCAGAAATGATTAAGATTCTGTTACAGGGAGGGGCAAATGTGAACAAACCAGATGCTATGGGGTGGACACCAAAAGCCTTGGCAGAAAAGCAAGGGCATAAAAGCATCTTTGACCTCTTACAATGCTACAATAACCAGAACAAAAGTCCAGGTGACCATAAAATAGATTTCATTGAGACAGAACCCACTATTTACAAAGGAAGTAACCAAAGAAGCTACAGCCAAAATTCTCCCAATTTCACAAACTTTCATTTTGGAAAGGTAGCACCAAAGTCCACTTCAAGAAGCTATTATTTTCCGAGTGATAGCACAATTGCAAAATTGACCAACAGAAGAGTGACAATCCACATGAAATTTCCAAAAGAGCGTACATCGAAATACCAGCTTGGAAAGTTAGTAGTTCTACCGGATTCGTTAGAAGAGCTACTCAAAATTTCTG GTCAAAAGTTTGAAGGCTATCATCCTACAAAAGTGGTCAGTGCAGAGGATGCAGTAATTGATGATATAAGCGTCATTCGAGATGGGGATCATTTGTTTCTCATTCAAGACGAGTGTGAAACTTCAGGTACCGGTTTACCATCAAAATTATTGAAGGATAAAATGTAG
- the LOC122640475 gene encoding potassium channel KAT3-like isoform X3 has product MSFSCTSFLGRLCNYELHMESGSHGLFSSDLLPSLGARIHQQTKLRRYIISPFNHLYRYISTWFIFDVSSTAPLQPFSLLFTNHSSGFGFKALNMLRLWRLRRVSSLFARLEKDIRFDYFWTRCTKLVSVTLFAVHCAGCINYLIADRYPDPKRTWIGAVMPNFKEENLWDRYITAIYWSITTLTTTGYGDLHAENPREMLFDIFYMLFNLGLAAYLIGNMTNLVVHWTSRTRNFRDTVRAASEFAARNQLPPCIQDQMLSHLCLKFKTEGLKQQETLNSLPKAIRSSIAHYLFYPIIQKVYLFQGVSHDFLFQLVSEMEAEYFPPKEDVILQNEAPTDLYILVSGAVNLLANIDGRDQVHGKAVPGEMFGEIGVLCYRLQPFTVRTTELSQILRLNRNSLMNIIQANMEDGKMITNNLFQKLKGMERLGFADPQTDPGMILKEWLDTGPQGFSSQVAYQEDYPHRDSPSRGREIGILEATENGKPDKVYDLIRHGVDVNSTDADGRTALHVAVCKGQPEMIKILLQGGANVNKPDAMGWTPKALAEKQGHKSIFDLLQCYNNQNKSPGDHKIDFIETEPTIYKGSNQRSYSQNSPNFTNFHFGKVAPKSTSRSYYFPSDSTIAKLTNRRVTIHMKFPKERTSKYQLGKLVVLPDSLEELLKISGQKFEGYHPTKVVSAEDAVIDDISVIRDGDHLFLIQDECETSGTGLPSKLLKDKM; this is encoded by the exons ATGTCATTTTCTTGCACATCCTTCCTAGGACGGCTTTGTAACTATGAGCTCCACATGGAGAGTGGCAGCCATGGCCTCTTCTCCAGTGATCTCTTGCCATCCCTTGGTGCCAGGATTCACCAACAAACCAAGCTTCGAAGATACATCATTTCTCCTTTCAATCACCTCTATAG GTACATATCAACCTGGTTCATTTTCGATGTCAGTTCAACAGCACCACTTCAACCTTTCAGCCTTCTGTTCACAAATCACAGCAGcggttttggttttaaagcACTCAATATGCTCCGACTCTGGCGTCTTCGACGGGTCAGTTCCCTGTTTGCAAG ACTAGAGAAGGACATCCGGTTCGACTATTTCTGGACTCGGTGCACAAAACTCGTCTCA GTAACTCTGTTTGCAGTACACTGCGCTGGATGCATTAACTATCTCATAGCAGACAGATACCCGGATCCAAAAAGAACCTGGATTGGTGCAGTAATGCCAAATTTCAAAGAAGAGAATCTGTGGGACAGATACATAACTGCAATCTACTGGTCTATCACAACACTAACTACAACCGGTTATGGGGACTTGCATGCTGAGAATCCAAGGGAGATGTTGTTTGATATCTTCTACATGCTATTCAACTTGGGATTGGCAGCTTACCTCATTGGTAATATGACAAACCTTGTCGTACACTGGACCAGCCGCACCAGAAATTTT AGGGATACAGTCCGAGCCGCTTCTGAATTTGCAGCACGAAACCAGTTACCCCCATGCATACAGGATCAAATGTTATCCCATCTATGTCTCAAGTTCAAAACGGAAGGGCTGAAACAGCAAGAGACCTTGAATAGTCTGCCGAAGGCCATTCGTTCAAGCATAGCACACTATCTCTTCTATCCTATCATACAAAAAGTTTATCTTTTCCAAGGGGTTTCCCATGATTTCCTTTTTCAACTG GTTTCAGAAATGGAGGCTGAGTATTTCCCACCCAAGGAAGATGTGATTCTGCAGAATGAGGCCCCAACGGATCTGTATATACTGGTTTCGGGAGCAGTG aatttgctAGCAAATATTGATGGGCGTGACCAA GTTCATGGAAAGGCAGTTCCAGGGGAAATGTTTGGGGAGATAGGGGTTTTATGTTACAGGCTACAGCCATTCACTGTTCGCACTACTGAGCTTTCTCAGATCTTACGGCTAAACAGGAATTCACTGATGAACATAATTCAGGCAAATATGGAGGATGGAAAGATGATCACGAACAACCTTTTCCAG AAACTTAAGGGGATGGAAAGGCTAGGGTTTGCAGACCCACAAACGGATCCAGGGATGATCCTCAAAGAATGGCTAGACACAGGACCGCAAGGATTTAGTTCTCAAGTGGCATATCAAGAAGATTATCCACATAGAGATTCACCAAGTCGAGGAAGGGAAATAGGAATCCTGGAAGCTACAGAAAACGGAAAACCAGACAAAGTTTATGATCTTATCAGACATGGAGTTGATGTGAACTCAACAGATGCAGATGGCCGAACAGCTCTTCATGTTGCTGTCTGCAAGGGGCAACCAGAAATGATTAAGATTCTGTTACAGGGAGGGGCAAATGTGAACAAACCAGATGCTATGGGGTGGACACCAAAAGCCTTGGCAGAAAAGCAAGGGCATAAAAGCATCTTTGACCTCTTACAATGCTACAATAACCAGAACAAAAGTCCAGGTGACCATAAAATAGATTTCATTGAGACAGAACCCACTATTTACAAAGGAAGTAACCAAAGAAGCTACAGCCAAAATTCTCCCAATTTCACAAACTTTCATTTTGGAAAGGTAGCACCAAAGTCCACTTCAAGAAGCTATTATTTTCCGAGTGATAGCACAATTGCAAAATTGACCAACAGAAGAGTGACAATCCACATGAAATTTCCAAAAGAGCGTACATCGAAATACCAGCTTGGAAAGTTAGTAGTTCTACCGGATTCGTTAGAAGAGCTACTCAAAATTTCTG GTCAAAAGTTTGAAGGCTATCATCCTACAAAAGTGGTCAGTGCAGAGGATGCAGTAATTGATGATATAAGCGTCATTCGAGATGGGGATCATTTGTTTCTCATTCAAGACGAGTGTGAAACTTCAGGTACCGGTTTACCATCAAAATTATTGAAGGATAAAATGTAG
- the LOC122640475 gene encoding potassium channel KAT3-like isoform X1: MSFSCTSFLGRLCNYELHMESGSHGLFSSDLLPSLGARIHQQTKLRRYIISPFNHLYRTWEMFLVVLVIYSAWICPFEFAFLSYKQDSLFIIDNIVNGFFAMDIILTFFIAYIDRQSYILVDDPKKIAIRYISTWFIFDVSSTAPLQPFSLLFTNHSSGFGFKALNMLRLWRLRRVSSLFARLEKDIRFDYFWTRCTKLVSVTLFAVHCAGCINYLIADRYPDPKRTWIGAVMPNFKEENLWDRYITAIYWSITTLTTTGYGDLHAENPREMLFDIFYMLFNLGLAAYLIGNMTNLVVHWTSRTRNFRDTVRAASEFAARNQLPPCIQDQMLSHLCLKFKTEGLKQQETLNSLPKAIRSSIAHYLFYPIIQKVYLFQGVSHDFLFQLVSEMEAEYFPPKEDVILQNEAPTDLYILVSGAVNLLANIDGRDQVHGKAVPGEMFGEIGVLCYRLQPFTVRTTELSQILRLNRNSLMNIIQANMEDGKMITNNLFQKLKGMERLGFADPQTDPGMILKEWLDTGPQGFSSQVAYQEDYPHRDSPSRGREIGILEATENGKPDKVYDLIRHGVDVNSTDADGRTALHVAVCKGQPEMIKILLQGGANVNKPDAMGWTPKALAEKQGHKSIFDLLQCYNNQNKSPGDHKIDFIETEPTIYKGSNQRSYSQNSPNFTNFHFGKVAPKSTSRSYYFPSDSTIAKLTNRRVTIHMKFPKERTSKYQLGKLVVLPDSLEELLKISGQKFEGYHPTKVVSAEDAVIDDISVIRDGDHLFLIQDECETSGTGLPSKLLKDKM; encoded by the exons ATGTCATTTTCTTGCACATCCTTCCTAGGACGGCTTTGTAACTATGAGCTCCACATGGAGAGTGGCAGCCATGGCCTCTTCTCCAGTGATCTCTTGCCATCCCTTGGTGCCAGGATTCACCAACAAACCAAGCTTCGAAGATACATCATTTCTCCTTTCAATCACCTCTATAG GACCTGGGAGATGTTTCTCGTTGTTCTTGTCATTTACTCAGCTTGGATCTGCCCATTTGAGTTTGCATTTCTAAGTTACAAGCAAGACTCACTGTTCATCATAGACAACATTGTCAATGGTTTCTTTGCCATGGACATCATCCTAACCTTCTTCATTGCATATATTGACCGCCAATCTTATATTTTGGTTGATGACCCCAAGAAAATTGCAATCAG GTACATATCAACCTGGTTCATTTTCGATGTCAGTTCAACAGCACCACTTCAACCTTTCAGCCTTCTGTTCACAAATCACAGCAGcggttttggttttaaagcACTCAATATGCTCCGACTCTGGCGTCTTCGACGGGTCAGTTCCCTGTTTGCAAG ACTAGAGAAGGACATCCGGTTCGACTATTTCTGGACTCGGTGCACAAAACTCGTCTCA GTAACTCTGTTTGCAGTACACTGCGCTGGATGCATTAACTATCTCATAGCAGACAGATACCCGGATCCAAAAAGAACCTGGATTGGTGCAGTAATGCCAAATTTCAAAGAAGAGAATCTGTGGGACAGATACATAACTGCAATCTACTGGTCTATCACAACACTAACTACAACCGGTTATGGGGACTTGCATGCTGAGAATCCAAGGGAGATGTTGTTTGATATCTTCTACATGCTATTCAACTTGGGATTGGCAGCTTACCTCATTGGTAATATGACAAACCTTGTCGTACACTGGACCAGCCGCACCAGAAATTTT AGGGATACAGTCCGAGCCGCTTCTGAATTTGCAGCACGAAACCAGTTACCCCCATGCATACAGGATCAAATGTTATCCCATCTATGTCTCAAGTTCAAAACGGAAGGGCTGAAACAGCAAGAGACCTTGAATAGTCTGCCGAAGGCCATTCGTTCAAGCATAGCACACTATCTCTTCTATCCTATCATACAAAAAGTTTATCTTTTCCAAGGGGTTTCCCATGATTTCCTTTTTCAACTG GTTTCAGAAATGGAGGCTGAGTATTTCCCACCCAAGGAAGATGTGATTCTGCAGAATGAGGCCCCAACGGATCTGTATATACTGGTTTCGGGAGCAGTG aatttgctAGCAAATATTGATGGGCGTGACCAA GTTCATGGAAAGGCAGTTCCAGGGGAAATGTTTGGGGAGATAGGGGTTTTATGTTACAGGCTACAGCCATTCACTGTTCGCACTACTGAGCTTTCTCAGATCTTACGGCTAAACAGGAATTCACTGATGAACATAATTCAGGCAAATATGGAGGATGGAAAGATGATCACGAACAACCTTTTCCAG AAACTTAAGGGGATGGAAAGGCTAGGGTTTGCAGACCCACAAACGGATCCAGGGATGATCCTCAAAGAATGGCTAGACACAGGACCGCAAGGATTTAGTTCTCAAGTGGCATATCAAGAAGATTATCCACATAGAGATTCACCAAGTCGAGGAAGGGAAATAGGAATCCTGGAAGCTACAGAAAACGGAAAACCAGACAAAGTTTATGATCTTATCAGACATGGAGTTGATGTGAACTCAACAGATGCAGATGGCCGAACAGCTCTTCATGTTGCTGTCTGCAAGGGGCAACCAGAAATGATTAAGATTCTGTTACAGGGAGGGGCAAATGTGAACAAACCAGATGCTATGGGGTGGACACCAAAAGCCTTGGCAGAAAAGCAAGGGCATAAAAGCATCTTTGACCTCTTACAATGCTACAATAACCAGAACAAAAGTCCAGGTGACCATAAAATAGATTTCATTGAGACAGAACCCACTATTTACAAAGGAAGTAACCAAAGAAGCTACAGCCAAAATTCTCCCAATTTCACAAACTTTCATTTTGGAAAGGTAGCACCAAAGTCCACTTCAAGAAGCTATTATTTTCCGAGTGATAGCACAATTGCAAAATTGACCAACAGAAGAGTGACAATCCACATGAAATTTCCAAAAGAGCGTACATCGAAATACCAGCTTGGAAAGTTAGTAGTTCTACCGGATTCGTTAGAAGAGCTACTCAAAATTTCTG GTCAAAAGTTTGAAGGCTATCATCCTACAAAAGTGGTCAGTGCAGAGGATGCAGTAATTGATGATATAAGCGTCATTCGAGATGGGGATCATTTGTTTCTCATTCAAGACGAGTGTGAAACTTCAGGTACCGGTTTACCATCAAAATTATTGAAGGATAAAATGTAG
- the LOC122640475 gene encoding potassium channel KAT3-like isoform X4 yields the protein MSFSCTSFLGRLCNYELHMESGSHGLFSSDLLPSLGARIHQQTKLRRYIISPFNHLYRTWEMFLVVLVIYSAWICPFEFAFLSYKQDSLFIIDNIVNGFFAMDIILTFFIAYIDRQSYILVDDPKKIAIRYISTWFIFDVSSTAPLQPFSLLFTNHSSGFGFKALNMLRLWRLRRVSSLFARLEKDIRFDYFWTRCTKLVSVTLFAVHCAGCINYLIADRYPDPKRTWIGAVMPNFKEENLWDRYITAIYWSITTLTTTGYGDLHAENPREMLFDIFYMLFNLGLAAYLIGNMTNLVVHWTSRTRNFRDTVRAASEFAARNQLPPCIQDQMLSHLCLKFKTEGLKQQETLNSLPKAIRSSIAHYLFYPIIQKVYLFQGVSHDFLFQLVSEMEAEYFPPKEDVILQNEAPTDLYILVSGAVNLLANIDGRDQVHGKAVPGEMFGEIGVLCYRLQPFTVRTTELSQILRLNRNSLMNIIQANMEDGKMITNNLFQKLKGMERLGFADPQTDPGMILKEWLDTGPQGFSSQVAYQEDYPHRDSPSRGREIGILEATENGKPDKVYDLIRHGVDVNSTDADGRTALHVAVCKGQPEMIKILLQGGANVNKPDAMGWTPKALAEKQGHKSIFDLLQCYNNQNKSPGQKFEGYHPTKVVSAEDAVIDDISVIRDGDHLFLIQDECETSGTGLPSKLLKDKM from the exons ATGTCATTTTCTTGCACATCCTTCCTAGGACGGCTTTGTAACTATGAGCTCCACATGGAGAGTGGCAGCCATGGCCTCTTCTCCAGTGATCTCTTGCCATCCCTTGGTGCCAGGATTCACCAACAAACCAAGCTTCGAAGATACATCATTTCTCCTTTCAATCACCTCTATAG GACCTGGGAGATGTTTCTCGTTGTTCTTGTCATTTACTCAGCTTGGATCTGCCCATTTGAGTTTGCATTTCTAAGTTACAAGCAAGACTCACTGTTCATCATAGACAACATTGTCAATGGTTTCTTTGCCATGGACATCATCCTAACCTTCTTCATTGCATATATTGACCGCCAATCTTATATTTTGGTTGATGACCCCAAGAAAATTGCAATCAG GTACATATCAACCTGGTTCATTTTCGATGTCAGTTCAACAGCACCACTTCAACCTTTCAGCCTTCTGTTCACAAATCACAGCAGcggttttggttttaaagcACTCAATATGCTCCGACTCTGGCGTCTTCGACGGGTCAGTTCCCTGTTTGCAAG ACTAGAGAAGGACATCCGGTTCGACTATTTCTGGACTCGGTGCACAAAACTCGTCTCA GTAACTCTGTTTGCAGTACACTGCGCTGGATGCATTAACTATCTCATAGCAGACAGATACCCGGATCCAAAAAGAACCTGGATTGGTGCAGTAATGCCAAATTTCAAAGAAGAGAATCTGTGGGACAGATACATAACTGCAATCTACTGGTCTATCACAACACTAACTACAACCGGTTATGGGGACTTGCATGCTGAGAATCCAAGGGAGATGTTGTTTGATATCTTCTACATGCTATTCAACTTGGGATTGGCAGCTTACCTCATTGGTAATATGACAAACCTTGTCGTACACTGGACCAGCCGCACCAGAAATTTT AGGGATACAGTCCGAGCCGCTTCTGAATTTGCAGCACGAAACCAGTTACCCCCATGCATACAGGATCAAATGTTATCCCATCTATGTCTCAAGTTCAAAACGGAAGGGCTGAAACAGCAAGAGACCTTGAATAGTCTGCCGAAGGCCATTCGTTCAAGCATAGCACACTATCTCTTCTATCCTATCATACAAAAAGTTTATCTTTTCCAAGGGGTTTCCCATGATTTCCTTTTTCAACTG GTTTCAGAAATGGAGGCTGAGTATTTCCCACCCAAGGAAGATGTGATTCTGCAGAATGAGGCCCCAACGGATCTGTATATACTGGTTTCGGGAGCAGTG aatttgctAGCAAATATTGATGGGCGTGACCAA GTTCATGGAAAGGCAGTTCCAGGGGAAATGTTTGGGGAGATAGGGGTTTTATGTTACAGGCTACAGCCATTCACTGTTCGCACTACTGAGCTTTCTCAGATCTTACGGCTAAACAGGAATTCACTGATGAACATAATTCAGGCAAATATGGAGGATGGAAAGATGATCACGAACAACCTTTTCCAG AAACTTAAGGGGATGGAAAGGCTAGGGTTTGCAGACCCACAAACGGATCCAGGGATGATCCTCAAAGAATGGCTAGACACAGGACCGCAAGGATTTAGTTCTCAAGTGGCATATCAAGAAGATTATCCACATAGAGATTCACCAAGTCGAGGAAGGGAAATAGGAATCCTGGAAGCTACAGAAAACGGAAAACCAGACAAAGTTTATGATCTTATCAGACATGGAGTTGATGTGAACTCAACAGATGCAGATGGCCGAACAGCTCTTCATGTTGCTGTCTGCAAGGGGCAACCAGAAATGATTAAGATTCTGTTACAGGGAGGGGCAAATGTGAACAAACCAGATGCTATGGGGTGGACACCAAAAGCCTTGGCAGAAAAGCAAGGGCATAAAAGCATCTTTGACCTCTTACAATGCTACAATAACCAGAACAAAAGTCCAG GTCAAAAGTTTGAAGGCTATCATCCTACAAAAGTGGTCAGTGCAGAGGATGCAGTAATTGATGATATAAGCGTCATTCGAGATGGGGATCATTTGTTTCTCATTCAAGACGAGTGTGAAACTTCAGGTACCGGTTTACCATCAAAATTATTGAAGGATAAAATGTAG